The window GTTCCTGCTGTCTGTTGTTCCGTGGTCAGAAACCACTGTAGAAAGCTTAAACGGGACATTAGGATACATAAGGAGTCCGGTAGCTTTTACAAGAACATTGTTTTCATTTTTGGTGTAATACGTAATTTTGTATCCTTTAAGACCTACATTGAAGCTGTTCAGATAGCTGGCAAATTCGGGGGCATCCTGATCTCCAAGATTACTGGCGATGAAGCTGATCACTCCCTGCGGAGTCAAATCCAGTTTCTGTTCGGCGCTAACTACATCACCAGCCTGTTGTGCAAAATAAAATGGCGCAGTAAGGCCTGCTAAAAAAGTTATAATTTTTTTCATATTGATGATTTTTTGTGTTCATTAAGGTAATAACTTTAATAAAATGACAAAAATATTATTACATCAATAATTATTCACTGAATATCAATTCTCTGAAAAGTGAGTAAAATAAATGAGTCTGGCCATCGGCCAGACTCATTATTGATAAGTTTATCTTTATTTAGAAAGCGTTAATTCCTGTAATATCTAAACCGGTGATTAACAAATGTACATCGTGGGTTCCTTCATAAGTAATGACAGATTCCAGATTCGCAGCGTGTCTCATCATTGGGAATTCACCCATGATTCCCATACCGCCAAGAATCTGTCTTGATTCTCTTGCAATGTCAATCGCCATCTTTACGTTATTACGCTTCGCCATTGAAATCTGTGCAGGAGTTGCTTTATGGTCATTCTTAAGGTTTCCTAACTGAAGACATAATAACTGAGCCTTCGTAATCTCCGTTAAAAATTCAGCCAGTTTTTTCTGCTGAAGCTGATAAGAGCCAATTGGTTTTCCAAACTGATTTCTCTCTTTAGAATACTGAACAGCAGTGCAGTAACAGTCAATGGCAGCGCCTATTACTCCCCATGAAATTCCATATCTTGCGGAGTTAAGGCAGGATAAAGGCCCTTTCAGTCCGGTTACACCAGGAAGAAGGTTTTCTTTTGGAACTTTTACATTATTGAATACCAGTTCTCCGGTTTTGGAAGCTCTTAAGCTCCATTTATTGTGAGTCTCAGGGGTCGTAAAACCTTCCATGCCTCTTTCCACAATTAATCCCTGTACCTTTCCATCTTCATTTTTTGCCCATACCACTGCAATATCACACAGAGGAGAGTTCGTGATCCACATTTTAGCTCCATTCAAAAGATAATGATCTCCCATATCTTTAAAATAAGTTTCCATAGAGCCTGGGTCAGAACCGTGGTTAGGCTCCGTCAACCCAAAAGATCCGATCATTTCTCCGGCAGCAAGCTTGGGAAGATATTTCTTTTTCTGCTCTTCAGAACCGAATTCGTTGATAGGGAACATTACCAAAGAGCTTTGTACCGAAGCAGCAGAACGCACTGCGGAATCTCCTCTTTCCAATTCCTGCATAATCAGACCATAAGAAATCTGGTCTAATCCTGAACCGCCATACTCAGCCGGGATGTAAGGCCCCAGTGCGCCGATTTTCCCCAATTCTCTCATAAGATTCGGGAGATCCGTATGATTCTGGGCGGCCTGATCTATCTGCGGCATTACAAAACTTTCTACCCAGTCTCTTACAGATTGGCGGATGAGTTTGTGTTCTTCAGTAAGTAAAGCATCAATTCCGTAATAATCAGGGATGCTTGTAAGAGGATAATATGACATGATTTTTTGATTTTGTTAAAAATAGCATTTTTCGTGATGTCTGGGAAATTTTTTTAAAAACTTGTTTTAATACTGGTTTTCAGGGGAATATTGCTATCTTGTTTGTGATTTTGGTTAAATTTATATTTTTAAGATCCCTCATCATTTGAGATGGGATACTGATTGGTAGAATTATGAACTTCAGTTTTAAATTTATACAGATAAGGCGCTTTGTTGGCTGAGCCGTCATACAGCTTTTCCATTCTGTCAAGGATATTTAAGCTTAGAATCTTTCGCTGAAAGTTATTTCTTCTGAATTTCTGTCCTAAAATGGTTTCATAAAGAGCCTGAAGATCTTTCATGGTAAATTTTTCCGGAAGCAGGTTGCTTGCAGCCACCTCCGTATTGATATTCATTCTGAGGTATTCCAGACCGGTTTCTATAATTCTGTCGTGATCGAAAGCCATTTTGGGTAAATTATTCACTTCAAACCATTCGCAGCTCTCATTGAAGGCATCAGGAAAAGTATCTGTCAAAGAAAAATCAATAAGGCTGCAATAGCCTACCGTCACAAAACGCTGGAAGATCCAGTGGTCCTCAGGTACAGTTATTCCCTTATTTTTGAGAAGAATCTGGTGAACGTTATTTTGTGTACGGTCTATTCTTCCAAATGTATGAAACTGTTTCAGAAATAACCCCTTAAGATGGGTTCTTTCATACAAAACCCTTTCGGCAGCTTCTCTGAGGTCTTCGTCATTGAAAACAAAACCACCGGGAAGTGACCACAGGTCCAGATCATGATATTTCAAAAGCAGAACTTTCAGAATATTATTATGAAAGCCGAATATAGTGCAGTCTACAGAAATATGTGCTACGAAATCTTTAGTATCGATAAGTTCCCGAAGCGTTTCTTTACTTTTTGTGTCTTTGATTTTCATGGGAGTAAAAATAAAACTATTTTCTATTTGTGACAGTAAAATATATTAAACTAATCACAAATAGCAGAATTACAGATGATAATATGTATAACGGGTAGTAGTTTAACAATTGTTTCTCGAATAAAACGGCCATAATAATTGAACTTACAGAGCTGCCTAGAGATGAAAAAATTACAATAAGGGAGGTGAAAAGATTGATTTTATCTTTATCCACCTGAGCAATCATTCTGGAGTTGATGACAGGGTAGAGCGGTGAAAGAAACAGGCCGATAACCGGGAACAAAAAAAGAAGCATTCTGGAATCTTCAGAATCAAAATACTGTATGCCCACTATAATGACGAGTAAAGCAATAATAAAAGTCATACATGCAACATAGTATCTTGGGAGTGAAAATCTTTTGATAATGTTGGCCGTAGCCGTTCTTCCCGCATAAGAAAAAATGGAAAGGAAAGAGGTTGCCTGAAGCGCAAAAAAAGAGTTGACTTTCAGATGGTTTTTGTAAAAGGAAGGCAGCCATGAATTGAATCCCTGCTCTACAAAGACAATAAAAAATACAACCCCTAAAAATAAAGCCACAGCAGGTGTAGTGAATCCTGACAGTTCTGAAAGGATGTTTTTATTTTCCATAGGTTTAGATTCCACGATTTCCATTTTCGAAAGGAGAAAAATGGTAAATGCCGATAACAAAGCAATCAATAAGAAGCCAAATTTCCAGAATTCTGAATATGGGCTGGAAATGACCCATCCAAAACCGGTATTTACTACAAAAATCCCGATCATAAAGGATGCTTCCACATTATTCATGGTCTTTGCCAGCGATTTTTCATCAGAAATATTATTCCGGATAATTCCAAAAACACAAATTTTCCCAATAGCAAAACAGGCTCCTATGATCGCAAACCATAATTTATAAAACCAGAAAACCTTTACAAACGGAAGAAGACAGGAACAGAAGGCTACAATAGTCAACGCTAAAATTAATGCTCTTTTAGGTCCTGTTTTGTTGATGAAGCTCACTGCAAAAAGAGAAATAAAAGCAATGGGTAAATCTTTAAAAGATTCCAGCAGGCCCAGTTCTCCATAGGTGATTTTCTCCTGAGACAGTTGTAGGATTACAAGACCCATACAGTTTAAAACCATTGAAAAAATGAGGAAGGTAAGTTTTAAGGGAAGAGAAATTTTTGATGGCTTGACGATCATTTTGGGAGATAACTTTATTGATTTTTTAAGATTTTTTATGAAATATAGATGCGAAGATAGGGCTTCTAACCCTGAAAAATAAAAGAAAAATTAAAATATTTATGAATAGAATGTTAATTAATTAAAAAAAAATATATTTTTATTGTCTCAATTTGAGAATTAAACAATAACTGTATATGAATGTAAGAATAACAAGAAGCGTAGGAGTGGTTGCCGTCCTCTATTTTACGGCCAACTTCAGTGCCCAGACCACCAAGGTGAAGGACACCATTGCTAAAGAAAACAAAATAGACGAAGTGGTAGTCATCGGTTACGGTACTCAGAAAAAGAGTAATGTGACAGGAGCTATAGCAAGCATTAAAGCCAGCGACATAGAGAATGCTCCTACGGCGGGCAGACCGGAACAGATACTTCAGGGAAGGGCAGCCGGAATTTCGGTCGTATCAAATTCTGGCCAGCCAGGAACTGCCGCTACAGTTCGTGTTCGTGGTATTACCAGTTTTGGAGCCGGAAGTAATGATCCTTTATGGGTAGTAGATGGAATTGTAGTGGATAATATAGGGTGGTTAAACCAATCTGATGTTGAAAACATTGAAGTCTTGAAAGATGGTGCTTCTGCGGCTATTTATGGTGTCTCTGCAGCAAAAGGAGTTATTTTGATCACGACTAAGAAAGGTACGAAAGGAAAACTGGGACTTTCCTATAATGGGTTCTTTGGTGTTGGAACCGTTTCTAAGAAGCTGGATCTGCTAAACGGTTCACAATATGCAACTATTATGAATGAGGCATACCTCAATGACGGTTTGAAACCGGTGCTAGGAGATCCCTCTTCATATGGAACAGGAACAGACTGGCAAAAACAGATCTTCAACAGCGCACAGCGTCAATCTCATGAATTCAGTATTAATGGAGGAAACGACAAATCTACCTTTTATTCATCCTTTGGCTATTACGATCAGCAAGGTATTGTTTTAAGGGATATTTCAAACTATAAGAGAGTCAATGCCAGATTAAATTCAACACATAAAGTATTTGACTTTTTGACAATAGGGCAAACATTCGCATATACCCATACAAGATCTCAGGGTGTTACAGATAATGGAGAATTTGGAGGACCTTTAAGTTCTGCAATAAATCTGGATCCACTAACACCTGTTATTGTAACTAATGGAATTAATAACGAACCCAATTTCAGTGACTATGTTAATAATCCAAACTATGTAAGAGATCCTAATGGAAATCCATATGGAATTTCTCAATATGTGAGTAAGGAAATGAGCAATCCGCTGGCCTTCAGACAAACTAAACTGGGAGGATATAAGTGGTCTGATGATATTATTGCAAATGTATTTGCTGAGCTCAAACTGAATAAGCACATCACTTTCAAGTCAAGTGCAAATGGAAAACTTTCCTATTGGGGCGAGCAGGTATTTACACCCACCAATTATTTGAGTACTGCTAATAAAAATGATATTAATAATTTATTCAGACAGACCGATAAAAAGTTTGAATGGAGTACAGAAAATACATTAACCTATCAAAATAAGTTTGGATTACATAGCTTAAATGTTCTATTAGGGCAGGGCTACTATGAGTATAACATCTCTTCAGGACAAAATATAAGATTTACTAACCTTCCTGTTAACAATTGGGAAGATGCATCTTTTAACTTTGATATTGCTCAGGAAAATAAAACAGGTAATGCCTGGGACGGAAAACAGACCCACAAAGCTTCTTATTTTGCCAGAGTAGTTTATGATTATGATAATAAATACCTTTTCACAGGGACTATCCGTAGAGATGGATCCTCCAAATTCGGAGGTAATAACCACTGGGGGAATTTCCCGGCAATGTCACTAGGGTGGAATGTTTCTAACGAAAATTTCTGGCCGGAAAATAAAGTAATTACCAGTTTTAAATTAAGAGGAGGGTACGGAGTGCTGGGTAATGATGCGATAGACGATTTCCAGTTTGCTAACTTCCTGGTTGCCGGAAGCAACTATACATTTGGGGATAATATTATCCGGGTTGGTTATGCCCCAAGTACCCTTGAAAACCCTAACTTAAAATGGGAAAGAACTTCACAGCTTAATATTGCAACAGACATTAAGATTTTCAGAAACTTTGATCTTAGTGTTGACGTCTACAGAAAAAAGAGTACGGATATCTTAAGAAGAGTTGAGCTTCCAGGTTATTTAGGTTTAATCAATAACCCATTTAGAAATATTGGTGATATGAACAATGATGGGGTTGAGGTAAGCTTAGGATATAAAAAGAACTGGGGAGACTTCGGATTTTCTGCGAATGGTAATTTTGCCTATTTGAAAAATGAAATTACAAGACTTGAAGATAACAGACCTTATGTAAACTTTGCCAGTTTCCAAACCTTAGGAACTGTTTCCAGATTACAGGTTGGTGAATCCTATGGATCTTTCTATGGGTATAAAAACCTTGGAGTTTTCCAAAACCAGGCTGAAATTGATGCCTACAAAAATGCTAATGGAGCCTTGATTCAGCCTAATGCCAAACCGGGTGATTTCAAAAGACTTGATGCAAACGGAGATGGTGTGATTGATGAAAAGGATTTCGTAAATCTGGGTAATTCTGTACCGAAATATACATTCGGTTTAACTATCAATATGAATTATAAAAATCTGGATCTGATGATTTTTGCTCAGGGACAGGCCGGAAATAAAATTTTCCAGGGACTCAGAAGACTTGATATTCAGGAGGCGAACTACCAGACCGCAATTTTAGATCGCTGGACAGGAGAAGGAACATCCAATACCATTGCAAGAGTTACCAGAAACGATGATAATCAGAACTATACAAGAATGTCAGACTATTATCTTCAGAAGGGAGATTATTTACGCTTAAAATTGGTTCAGTTAGGATATACATTATCTAAAGATGCTGCAAAAACCATTGGAGCTTCAAAAATAAGATTTTATGTAACAGCAGAAAATCTGGTGACTTTTACAAAATATACAGGTTATGATCCTGAAATTGCAGGTACTGACACCTATGGTATAGACAGAGCTTTCTATCCACAGGCAAGAACCTTCCTTTTCGGAGCTAATGTTCAATTTTAATGACAAAAAAATGAAAAATAGAAGATTAATATATAAAAGTGTATCTGTTTTATTGTTAACAGGTATAAGTTTTGGAGCAGTATCCTGTGATAAAGGAAACCTGGAAGATGTAAAAAATACAGGTACCTTTGATTCAGGCAACTATTTTAAGAATGAAGAACAGGCATTTAGCGGTCTTGTAGCGACCTATGATATGCTGAGAAAATATTCCGGAGGATTTGAAAACATGGTAACCTTCTTCAACGGAGCTTCTGATGATTTCTACTCAGGAGGGGGAAACTCTTCAGACGGTGCAGGAATTCAGGGGTTTTCCAATTATTCAATTAACCCTATTATTATGCCTGCCAGTTATTGGAAAGATTATTATCAGGGAATTGCGAAGGCTAACCTTTTACTGGATAGAATTCCAAATGCCAATATGAATGATCAGACCAGAAAAAGATTCATTGCAGAAGCTAAAGTCTTGAGATCATTATACTATTTTGAACTGTTAAGAATGTTCAGAAATATTCCTATGATCTTGAAACCTGTATTGGCTACCGATGATTTTTATAATATTCCTCAGGAAGATCCTGCAAAGGTATATGCGCAGATAGAAGCTGATATCGTTTCAGCTTTACCGGATCTTATGATGACTCCTTCCGGAGCAAGTGAAAAAGGAAGAATAACGCAGGGGACAGCCCACGCTATTTTGGGTAAAATCTATCTGTATGATAAAAAGAATACTGAAGCAGCTGCCCAGTTCGAAATGGTGAATGGCACGCCAGGACAAACAAGCCAGTATGGATACAAATTAGTCAGCAATTTTGCAGACTTATGGAAAGTTGATAACAAATTTACTACAGAAGCAGTGCTTGAAGTAATGCATACCAACGTAAGTAATGCAGACTGGCCGTTTTGGGGTTCAGGAAAAGACGAAGGAAATTCCGTTAATGTAATGTTAGGGATTAAATCTTATGGACGTGTTGCCAACGTGCCTAATAATGATGCACCTGATCTTTATGCAAGTTGGGGATTTAACCCGGTTACAGATGATTTATTTAATTTTATGCAGGGAGATCCCCGTTTGGATGCCACCATATTCAACGGAAAAAAATTTAAAGATGAAGGGAAGATCACGTATTCTCCCGGATATAAAGACACAGGATATTTCTTAAACAAATATTTACCCAGAAATGCTGATAAATCTAATCTTCCGGGACCAACAGAACTGAATTTCCGCCAGAATTATATTGCTATAAGATTGGCAGATACTTACCTGATGGAAGCTGAGGCGTTAGGAGGAGCAGGAGCAAGAGCTCAGGCTTTACTGGATGCTGTAAGAGCAAGAGTAGGATTAGCATCTGTTCCGGTTTCTTTACAGGCTATTAAAGATGAAAGAAGAAGGGAGCTTGCAGGAGAAGGACACAGATGGTTTGACCTTGTGAGATGGGGTGATGCTCCGGCAAAACTGGGAGCAAGAGGATTCAAAACAGGTAAGAATGAAATTCTGCCGATTCCATTCAATGAATTAACAAATACCGTTTTAAAACAAAATCCTGGATACTAAAATATGAAGTTTCACAACTTATATAGTTTCTTTAGAGGTGCCGCACTACTTAGTGGTGTGGCACTTTTTCCTTTATCATGCACATCAGTTGCTTCACATAAAGGAAACGAAGTACAGTACTGGCTTACAAAAGGGGATGAAAGTGTAAAGCTGCAGCAGCAGACTTCCGTTAAATTTGTAAATAATGCCAACAGCTTTCAGAATATTGAAATTGATGATGCTCAAAAGTTTCAATATGTTGATGGCTTTGGATATACATTAACAGGAGGAAGTGTTGAGGTCATCAACCGGCTGTCGCCTTCCAAAAGAAAAGCACTGCTTAACGAACTTTTCGGTAATGATAAAAATGCAATCTCCATCAGTTATTTAAGAGTAAGCATAGGCGCTTCCGACCTTGATGGCGAAGTTTTCTCTTATGATGATCTTCCTGAAGGCCAGACTGATGCTTCCCTTTCAAAATTCAGTCTCGCAAAAGATAAAGCGTTAATAGCAATGCTGAAAGAGATTTTAGCAATCAATCCAAACATTAAAATCATCGCAGCGCCATGGTCCGCTCCGGTTTGGATGAAAGATAACGGAAAATCTAAAGGAGGAAGTCTGAAACCTGAATTTTACGGAACGTACGCCCAATATTTCGTAAAATATATTCAGGGAATGAAGAACGAAGGAATTACCATTGATGCGGTAACTCCTCAAAATGAACCTCTGCATCCGGGAAACAATCCGAGTCTGTATATGCCGTCTGAGCAGCAGGGAGATTTTATTAAAAATCACCTTGGTCCGGTTTTTAAAGCCAATGGAATAAAGACTAAAATTGTTGTGTACGACCACAATTGCAACAAGCCTGAATATGCCATCGACATCTTAAAAGATTCAGATGCCAACAAATATATAGACGGCTCAGCGTTTCATTTGTATGAAGGAGAAATCTCGGCATTAAGTACCGTACACA of the Chryseobacterium aureum genome contains:
- a CDS encoding RagB/SusD family nutrient uptake outer membrane protein, whose protein sequence is MKNRRLIYKSVSVLLLTGISFGAVSCDKGNLEDVKNTGTFDSGNYFKNEEQAFSGLVATYDMLRKYSGGFENMVTFFNGASDDFYSGGGNSSDGAGIQGFSNYSINPIIMPASYWKDYYQGIAKANLLLDRIPNANMNDQTRKRFIAEAKVLRSLYYFELLRMFRNIPMILKPVLATDDFYNIPQEDPAKVYAQIEADIVSALPDLMMTPSGASEKGRITQGTAHAILGKIYLYDKKNTEAAAQFEMVNGTPGQTSQYGYKLVSNFADLWKVDNKFTTEAVLEVMHTNVSNADWPFWGSGKDEGNSVNVMLGIKSYGRVANVPNNDAPDLYASWGFNPVTDDLFNFMQGDPRLDATIFNGKKFKDEGKITYSPGYKDTGYFLNKYLPRNADKSNLPGPTELNFRQNYIAIRLADTYLMEAEALGGAGARAQALLDAVRARVGLASVPVSLQAIKDERRRELAGEGHRWFDLVRWGDAPAKLGARGFKTGKNEILPIPFNELTNTVLKQNPGY
- a CDS encoding SusC/RagA family TonB-linked outer membrane protein — translated: MNVRITRSVGVVAVLYFTANFSAQTTKVKDTIAKENKIDEVVVIGYGTQKKSNVTGAIASIKASDIENAPTAGRPEQILQGRAAGISVVSNSGQPGTAATVRVRGITSFGAGSNDPLWVVDGIVVDNIGWLNQSDVENIEVLKDGASAAIYGVSAAKGVILITTKKGTKGKLGLSYNGFFGVGTVSKKLDLLNGSQYATIMNEAYLNDGLKPVLGDPSSYGTGTDWQKQIFNSAQRQSHEFSINGGNDKSTFYSSFGYYDQQGIVLRDISNYKRVNARLNSTHKVFDFLTIGQTFAYTHTRSQGVTDNGEFGGPLSSAINLDPLTPVIVTNGINNEPNFSDYVNNPNYVRDPNGNPYGISQYVSKEMSNPLAFRQTKLGGYKWSDDIIANVFAELKLNKHITFKSSANGKLSYWGEQVFTPTNYLSTANKNDINNLFRQTDKKFEWSTENTLTYQNKFGLHSLNVLLGQGYYEYNISSGQNIRFTNLPVNNWEDASFNFDIAQENKTGNAWDGKQTHKASYFARVVYDYDNKYLFTGTIRRDGSSKFGGNNHWGNFPAMSLGWNVSNENFWPENKVITSFKLRGGYGVLGNDAIDDFQFANFLVAGSNYTFGDNIIRVGYAPSTLENPNLKWERTSQLNIATDIKIFRNFDLSVDVYRKKSTDILRRVELPGYLGLINNPFRNIGDMNNDGVEVSLGYKKNWGDFGFSANGNFAYLKNEITRLEDNRPYVNFASFQTLGTVSRLQVGESYGSFYGYKNLGVFQNQAEIDAYKNANGALIQPNAKPGDFKRLDANGDGVIDEKDFVNLGNSVPKYTFGLTINMNYKNLDLMIFAQGQAGNKIFQGLRRLDIQEANYQTAILDRWTGEGTSNTIARVTRNDDNQNYTRMSDYYLQKGDYLRLKLVQLGYTLSKDAAKTIGASKIRFYVTAENLVTFTKYTGYDPEIAGTDTYGIDRAFYPQARTFLFGANVQF
- a CDS encoding glycoside hydrolase family 30 protein; amino-acid sequence: MKFHNLYSFFRGAALLSGVALFPLSCTSVASHKGNEVQYWLTKGDESVKLQQQTSVKFVNNANSFQNIEIDDAQKFQYVDGFGYTLTGGSVEVINRLSPSKRKALLNELFGNDKNAISISYLRVSIGASDLDGEVFSYDDLPEGQTDASLSKFSLAKDKALIAMLKEILAINPNIKIIAAPWSAPVWMKDNGKSKGGSLKPEFYGTYAQYFVKYIQGMKNEGITIDAVTPQNEPLHPGNNPSLYMPSEQQGDFIKNHLGPVFKANGIKTKIVVYDHNCNKPEYAIDILKDSDANKYIDGSAFHLYEGEISALSTVHNAFPDKNLYFTEQWTGSKGTFTEDLNWHTKNVIIGSMRNWSKIALEWNLANDPEFAPHTEGGCTECKGAITVSDSENFTRNVGYYIIAHASKFVPAGSRRIASSQTDKLSTAAFKTQFGKIVVIVQNDNKEDENFNIKFAGKTAAVTISGRSTATYIF
- a CDS encoding NUDIX hydrolase, translating into MKIKDTKSKETLRELIDTKDFVAHISVDCTIFGFHNNILKVLLLKYHDLDLWSLPGGFVFNDEDLREAAERVLYERTHLKGLFLKQFHTFGRIDRTQNNVHQILLKNKGITVPEDHWIFQRFVTVGYCSLIDFSLTDTFPDAFNESCEWFEVNNLPKMAFDHDRIIETGLEYLRMNINTEVAASNLLPEKFTMKDLQALYETILGQKFRRNNFQRKILSLNILDRMEKLYDGSANKAPYLYKFKTEVHNSTNQYPISNDEGS
- a CDS encoding acyl-CoA dehydrogenase family protein, which translates into the protein MSYYPLTSIPDYYGIDALLTEEHKLIRQSVRDWVESFVMPQIDQAAQNHTDLPNLMRELGKIGALGPYIPAEYGGSGLDQISYGLIMQELERGDSAVRSAASVQSSLVMFPINEFGSEEQKKKYLPKLAAGEMIGSFGLTEPNHGSDPGSMETYFKDMGDHYLLNGAKMWITNSPLCDIAVVWAKNEDGKVQGLIVERGMEGFTTPETHNKWSLRASKTGELVFNNVKVPKENLLPGVTGLKGPLSCLNSARYGISWGVIGAAIDCYCTAVQYSKERNQFGKPIGSYQLQQKKLAEFLTEITKAQLLCLQLGNLKNDHKATPAQISMAKRNNVKMAIDIARESRQILGGMGIMGEFPMMRHAANLESVITYEGTHDVHLLITGLDITGINAF
- a CDS encoding MFS transporter: MIVKPSKISLPLKLTFLIFSMVLNCMGLVILQLSQEKITYGELGLLESFKDLPIAFISLFAVSFINKTGPKRALILALTIVAFCSCLLPFVKVFWFYKLWFAIIGACFAIGKICVFGIIRNNISDEKSLAKTMNNVEASFMIGIFVVNTGFGWVISSPYSEFWKFGFLLIALLSAFTIFLLSKMEIVESKPMENKNILSELSGFTTPAVALFLGVVFFIVFVEQGFNSWLPSFYKNHLKVNSFFALQATSFLSIFSYAGRTATANIIKRFSLPRYYVACMTFIIALLVIIVGIQYFDSEDSRMLLFLFPVIGLFLSPLYPVINSRMIAQVDKDKINLFTSLIVIFSSLGSSVSSIIMAVLFEKQLLNYYPLYILSSVILLFVISLIYFTVTNRK